The Candidatus Effluviviaceae Genus I sp. genome segment GGTCTCGTCCAGACGGCCCCGCACCGCGAGCATCTGCGCGACCGACTTCTGCATGCGAGGCTATCCAAGCGGATGCATGGATGTCAACAGGAGCGTCCGCGGAACGGGGCGACCTGCGGACATAGTGAGGCCTCCGAGAGCACGGTCATGTTCGAGCTGGGCTGCGGCTGACGCTGACTGCCTACCACCGTCTATTCTAGCCCGTCTTCGCTGACGTGCCCCCAGAGGCCTGGTCAAGAACGCTGCGGCCGACGGATGACTCCGTCGGCCGCGTGTTCACATCGTGTCTCCCCCGTGGGTGACCGCGAGGCGCGTGCCCGCGTCGCACACACACGCCGCGCGTCGGGTCGCGGCCTGCGGTGCTTCAGCCACCGGGACGCACCCACTTCGATCCGTCCAAACGACTGCTGCGGGATCGAACATCGTCGCTGTCGCTCCTGCGCTGCTCTGTCGAATCCCCGGTTGTCGCGCGAGACGCTCGTTCGGAGGTCCGGACGCTCTGTCACTCGGTCTCTGCTCTGGTGGACGCAACCATTCGTAACCCCGTGGGCGGCTCCGGTCAAGAGATTTCCCCATGCGTCACCTGCTCGAACTCGGTGAGAGGACGCTGTTGCCCGGGGCCATCGTGAATGGCAGAACACTAATCCACAACTTGCCCATCCCCGGTCCATGGCGCATAATGGCGTCGAGCACCTGACCGGTGCGCTTGGAGAGCCCCGATGCCCCACCATGCCGGCCCGTCAGCCCAGAGCACCGAACCTGAACGCGGGCCGGTTGTGAGCCTCCGCGGCATCACGAAGCGCTTCGGGACGGTCGCCGCCGCGGAGGACGTGTCCTTCGACGTGTTCGGGGGCGAGGTCGTCGGCTTCCTGGGACCGAACGGCGCCGGCAAGACGACGACGATGCGGATCCTCGCGTGCTACATCGCGCCGGACTCCGGAAGCGCGACCGTGGCAGGCCATGACATCCGCGATGAGGCGCTCGAGGTGCGCCGCCGCATCGGATACCTCCCGGAGAGCGCGCCGCTCTACCTCGACCTCTCCGTCTCCGAGCACCTGTCGTTCATCGCCGAGCTTCGCGGCATCCGCGGCCGCGAAGCCGTCGCGCGCATCGGCCGGATGATCGACGTGTGCGGGCTTGCCGACGTCGTCCACAGGGATGTCGGAGAGCTGTCCAAGGGCTACCGCCAGCGCGTCGGCCTCGCGTGCACGCTCGTTCACGACCCCGACGTCCTCATCCTCGATGAGCCGACGACGGGGCTCGATCCGTCCCAGATCGTAGAGGTCCGGGAGCTCGTGAAGCGCATCGGCAGGGAGAAGACCGTCATCCTGTCGACGCACATCCTCCCCGAGGTCGAGGCCGTCGCCGACCGCGTCGTGATCATCGCCGACGGCCGGATCCGGGCCAGCGGGACCCCCGACCAGCTTTCGCGGGCAGCCGCGGGAAGCAGAGCGCTGCGCGTGTCGCTCCGCGCCCCCGAAGCGCGGGCGCTCGAGGCGCTCTCGGCCCTGGCGCAGGACGGCGACGCCCGGAAGATGAGCGACGACGCGGACGGCTTCGCCACGTATCGCGTCGCGGGCGGCGACCTCGCGTCCTTGTCCGACGCGGTGTACGAGCTGGCGAGGGAGCAGGACTGGCCTCTGCGCGCGCTCTCGCAGGAGAGCGCAGGTCTCGAGAGCGTCTTCCTCAGGCTCGCGATGCGGGACCCCGTGGACGAAGGGGACGGCGCCGGAGCACGTGGGTTCCCGACGGCTCGGCGCGAGGAGGACGGACGCCCATGACGTCGGCGATCGCGATCGCGAGGAAGGAACTGCGCGGGCATTTCAACTCCGCGGCGGGCTACGTCTTCCTGACTGCCTTCCTTCTTCTCACGTCGTGGTTCTTCTTCCGCAGCTTCTTCCTTGCCGGGCAGGCGACCCTCCGACCGTTCTTCTCGATGATGCCGTGGGTCTTCCTGCTGTTCGTCCCTGCGGCGGCCATGCGGTCGTGGGCGGAGGAGCGCAAGCTGGGGACCGACGAGGTCCTGCTCACGCTGCCCGTGAGGGACGGCGAGGCGGTTCTGGGGAAGTTCCTCGGCGGCCTCGGCTTCCTGTGCGTCGCGATCGCGCTCACCGCACCGGTTCCGGCGGTCCTGCTCGCGCTCGGTGACCCGGACCCGGGGCCTCTCGTCGGCGGGTACGCCGGGCTCGTGCTTCTCGGCGCGGCGTATCTCGCGATCTCGCTCTTCGCGTCGAGCCTCACGGAGAGCCAGGTCGTGGCGTTCGTCGTGGGGGCGTCCATGTCGTTCGCCCTCTTCATCGTCGGCGAGGATGTCGTGCTCGTGGCCGCGCCGCGATGGCTGGCGCCAGGACTTCGTTACCTCGGCCTGGGACAGCACTTCGCGAGCATTTCGCGCGGCGTGTTGGACACGAGGGACCTCGTGTACTACGCGGTCGTCGTGGGGTTCTTCCTCTACGCGAACCTGAAGGCGGTCGAGGCGAGGAAGTGGAGGTAGGAAGCGGATGATCGGTCCCGCGGAGCGCGCCAAGCTCAGGGCCGCTGCAGGGGTCGTCGGGGTCGCCGCGGCGCTCGCCGCGGTGTCGCTCGTCTCCCTCGGCCGCTTCGCGCGCGTGGACCTCACCGAGAAGAAGGAGTTCACCGTCTCGAGGTCGACGAGGGAACTCCTCGCCTCGGTCGGCGACGTCATCACGGTCACGGTGTACCTGAGCGACGACCTCCCGCGACACCTCACCGGGTTTCGCACGCGGATCGAGGACGTCCTCGACGAGTTCAGGGCCTACGGCGGGGAGCGGGTCCGCGTGAGCGTCGTCGACCCGGCGCGCGACGCGGAGACCGAGGCGCGCGCGCAGCAGTCGGGCGTCATGCCCGTCCAGTTCCAGGCGATCGAGAAGGACAGGGCCGAGGTGCGCGCGGCGTACGCCGGCATGACGGTGCGGTTCGAGGACCGTCTGGAGGCGATCCCGTTCATCGGCGACCCGGGCCGCCTGGAGTACGACCTCGTGTCGGCCATCCTCAAGGTCACGATGGAGCGACGCCCGGTCGTCGGCGTCCTCGTCGGCCACGGCGAGCGGTCGATCGGAACCGAGTACTCGGCGGCCGCGGCGGCGCTCGGCGAGACCTACGAGGTGCGCGAGGTGAGCGCCGGCGACCTCGCCGTCGGGACTGATGTGATAACGCTCGTGGTGGCCGGTCCCGGCCACGCGCCCGACGCCGAGCTCTTCGAGATCGACCAGTTCCTGATGCGGGGCGGGCGCGCGCTCTTCCTGCTGGACGGCGCGCGGGTCCTGGCGACCGGAGAGCTTCGAGCGGAGACAGGCCCCGGCAACGTGTTCGACTTCGTCGGTCGATACGGCGCGCTCGTGCAGCCCGACCTGGTCGTGGACACGTCGAACGCGCCCGCCGCCTTCGTCTCGGGGCAGATGCGCATGATGGTCCCCTACCCGTACTGGCCCATGGCCGTGAGACCGGGCATCGCGAGAGAACACCCGGTGGTCGCCGGCTTCGACGCGCTGCCGTTCCCGTGGACGTCCTCGATCAGCGTCGCCGAGCCGCCACCCGGAGATGCCGAGATCACGGTGCTCGCGAGGTCGTCGGAGCGCTCCTGGACGGTCCCGGCGTTCTGCGACCTCAGGCCCCCGCCGGAGCTCTCTCCCCCGCCGGAAGCTGCGGAGGCCATCGCGGCCGGAGCGGGCGGGCGCCTGCCGCTCGCCGTCGCGATCTCAGGGCGCCTCACGAGCGCCTTCGCGGGCGGCCCGGTGATCAGGGAGCGGGACGGAAGGGTGGAGTTCACGGACCCCGAGGGACGCATCTCGACCGGCGCCCCGACGCGGCTCGTCGTCGTCGGGAACGCGCGGATGTTCGACAACGCGCTGCTCGGGGAGTTCGAGAGCAGCCTCCCGTTCCTTCTCAACATCGTTGACTG includes the following:
- a CDS encoding ATP-binding cassette domain-containing protein; the protein is MSLRGITKRFGTVAAAEDVSFDVFGGEVVGFLGPNGAGKTTTMRILACYIAPDSGSATVAGHDIRDEALEVRRRIGYLPESAPLYLDLSVSEHLSFIAELRGIRGREAVARIGRMIDVCGLADVVHRDVGELSKGYRQRVGLACTLVHDPDVLILDEPTTGLDPSQIVEVRELVKRIGREKTVILSTHILPEVEAVADRVVIIADGRIRASGTPDQLSRAAAGSRALRVSLRAPEARALEALSALAQDGDARKMSDDADGFATYRVAGGDLASLSDAVYELAREQDWPLRALSQESAGLESVFLRLAMRDPVDEGDGAGARGFPTARREEDGRP
- a CDS encoding ABC-2 transporter permease encodes the protein MTSAIAIARKELRGHFNSAAGYVFLTAFLLLTSWFFFRSFFLAGQATLRPFFSMMPWVFLLFVPAAAMRSWAEERKLGTDEVLLTLPVRDGEAVLGKFLGGLGFLCVAIALTAPVPAVLLALGDPDPGPLVGGYAGLVLLGAAYLAISLFASSLTESQVVAFVVGASMSFALFIVGEDVVLVAAPRWLAPGLRYLGLGQHFASISRGVLDTRDLVYYAVVVGFFLYANLKAVEARKWR
- a CDS encoding GldG family protein: MIGPAERAKLRAAAGVVGVAAALAAVSLVSLGRFARVDLTEKKEFTVSRSTRELLASVGDVITVTVYLSDDLPRHLTGFRTRIEDVLDEFRAYGGERVRVSVVDPARDAETEARAQQSGVMPVQFQAIEKDRAEVRAAYAGMTVRFEDRLEAIPFIGDPGRLEYDLVSAILKVTMERRPVVGVLVGHGERSIGTEYSAAAAALGETYEVREVSAGDLAVGTDVITLVVAGPGHAPDAELFEIDQFLMRGGRALFLLDGARVLATGELRAETGPGNVFDFVGRYGALVQPDLVVDTSNAPAAFVSGQMRMMVPYPYWPMAVRPGIAREHPVVAGFDALPFPWTSSISVAEPPPGDAEITVLARSSERSWTVPAFCDLRPPPELSPPPEAAEAIAAGAGGRLPLAVAISGRLTSAFAGGPVIRERDGRVEFTDPEGRISTGAPTRLVVVGNARMFDNALLGEFESSLPFLLNIVDWLTLGDTLAEIRARQVTDRPLKGVGDGERALAVALGSYAGPAGVVLAGLARAARRRRRARAPGARRPEARQP